TCTCAAGCTGCTTGGCGGCGGGCTCGGGACCGCGCATCCACGGCGGCAAGTTGTTATTGCCGCCGCGCGAGATGCCCGATTTCTTGTCAAAAAAGTCCTGAAGCGTCTTGGCCACTTCATCGGCGACAGCGTGCTTGAGTGGAATTTTGTAGATGCTCAATGCGCCGACTGGATCCGTTTTTGACACCTGTTTGATCACCTGTTCATTGATCCGCTCGAATTCCGCTTCCGTCGCCATGACTAGGACGGTATTCGTCGGTTCGTGGTACTCGGCCTTGACACTGTCTTCCTTGTTCGAACCGAATAGCTGCTTGATCGTCTCGGCGACCGTCTTGGCGGGGATCAGTTCCGGCATCGTCACGGTGTGGACCATGCGGCCCTTGGTCCCCTCAACATCGATCTGCTGCACGAGGCTTTTGATCTGCTCCAGTTCTGCTTCCGTCGCCAGGACGACGACTCGCTTCGAGCCGGCGACTTCCTGGATCGTTGGCGCCGTGCGACCGGGCTTGCCCGCCACGCTCGCGTTGAACACGGCCTGAAGGCTGCGGGCTACGTCCGACGGGCTGGTGTTCTCCAGGGCGATCGTGTGCTCCTTGCGCACGCCTTCGCCGGTCGTATCCAGCAAGGCGACCTGCTTCCTCACTTCCTCAATCTTCTCCGGCGTCGCCGTCACAATGATCTTGTTTGATGCCGGTTCCGGCGTGATGTTGACGGCGTATTGGCCTTTCGCGTTGGGGAAAGTCGTCGCACGGAGCGATTCCATGAGCGCCCGGGCCACTTCGTCCGCCCGACCGTGCTTGAGTTCGATGAACTCCGTCTGGGGGATGCCGGTGTCGGCGGTCGCGACGAGCGGGGCGATGACTTCCATTTCGATCTGCTCGTGCTGGCGTTTGTTGGCGCTGACGATGAGCACGTTCGCGCCGGGGTTCGCGGTCACGGCCGGCGGCTCCTGGCCCATCGCCTGCGCGGACGCTGAGGCGAAAAGGGCACCGATGTTCCCCGCCACCTGACCGGCATCGACCGACACGGGCAGCGAATAGGTCTTGGCGAACCGCGCCGTCTCTTCGGAGGGCTTATCGATCTGCTCAAGGATGCTCCCGACGAAGGCGAAGGTGATCGGCCCGCCGGTCACCACGAGCGAATTGGTCCGCACGTCCGGCACGACGCCGACGAGATCGAGCTTGGCCCCCTTCAGAACGTCCGTCGTCGCTGCCTTGACCATCATCTCGGTCAGCTTCGTATTCACGTCCACCGCCGAGGCGTACTTGAGCGGGAAGCTCCTGACCATGAAATCGATCGGGGCCTTGTCCATGTCCTTGGCGATCGATTCGATCGTCTTGAAAGTCTCGTCGTCCGCCCCGCTGACGTACAGCGTGCTGTTGGGCTTGTTGCCCTTGATGCTGATGTTGGCCTTGCCGCCGCTCTTGTTGCGGGCGTCGGCGAAGATGGACTGCATTTTCTCAGCGACGACCTCCGCGTTGGCGATCATCAGCTTGATCGTGCGGATGTCCGCGCTCGATGCGACTTTCTCTTCCATTTCTTTGATCTGCGCCTCAATCTCCGCCATCTGCGGGGCCGGGGCCTTCACCAGGACCGTCCCGGTCGACGCGTCGGCGGCAATCACCACGTCGGTCTGCTGACCGGTGATGAACAGGGCCTTGAGCGCGTTGGAAATCGTGTTCGGATCGCCCTTGACGGCGAATTGCTTGATCGAGCCGCCCGGGGCATCAACATCCATGTCTTTGATGATCTGCTCCGCCTTGTCCACGTCCTTGGACTGTCCAGCGAGGATCACGCTGTTCGTCCGCGTGTCGGCGTTGACCGAGATACCCGGATTGGCCCGGCCGCCGCGCTGACCGGGACCGCCGCCGCCGGTATCGGCCATCTTGGCGGTCACTTCCTTGACGATTGCGGCAATTTCCGAAGCGCGGGCCTTAGCCAATTGAACACGGCGCAACACGGCCTGTGTCGTGTTGTCGTCGTCGTCCAGTTCCTTGATCAAGCTCTCGATCAATTCGAGCTGGTCCGTCGGCGCCTTGGCGATGATGGAGTTGGTCTGCGGATCGGCGGTCAGACTGATATTGTCCGACGGGGAAATCGCCACTCCCTGTCCCGGCTGACCCTGTTGGCCCTGAAGTTGGATGATCTGTTGCTGCTGTCCCTGGTCGCCCTGACCCTGCGGCTGACCCGGCTGGCCGGGCTGGCCGGGTTGTCCGGGGCCGCCACGCCGACCGCGCCCGCCGGTCTGGACGTTGAGCACTTCGCGGAGGTTCTCCACAACCTGCGTGGCGTCGAGGTTCTTGAGCTTGAACCGCTTGATGTTGGCCGTCCGCGCATCGGTCTTGGCGTCGATCTGCTTGAGCACGTCGACGACGAGCGGGATATCCGAGAGCGCCGCGGCGACGAAGAGGCTGCTGGTCCGCGGATCGGGGATGACCTTGATCCGCGCGGGGGCAGCCTGTTGAACCATTTGCTGAGGCTGGGGCTGTCCGGGTTGGCCGGGCTTTTGCGGCTGGCCGGGCTGACCGGCGGCCTGCGGCGCCGGCGCGGGCGCCGGCGCGGGGATCATCGGCAGGGCCTTGCCGCCCTTTTTGGCGCCGGCGACGGCCTGGCCTTGATTGAAGATGGTCTCAAGAAGCTGTCCGGCGGTGACGACATCCGCGTACTTGAGCGGAAACTTGCGGAAGACGACGGGCTGCTCGCCGTAGGAGATCTCATCGAGGATATCTTCCAGCGTGTCGAGGATGTCCTCGGGTCCGGTGAGGACCAGCTTGCCGGTATCGGGATCGACAAAGACCGTCGGGATGCTCTCGTCGCCGGTCGCCTTGCGTACGATATCAGGCCGCGCGGCAGGTTCCTCGCCCGCCATCGGATGATTGTGAACGGCCGCGGGTTGGGTCGTCGGCGCGTTCGCCAACCCCTGACCGTTATCCGCCTGACCGATGGCGACGGCATCGAGGGATTTCAATAGTTCGGCGGGCAGGACGCAGGGGCTCTGATGGCAGATCGGACAGACGGCCGGCTCCAGCGCCTCGTCACATTTCTCAGCGTCGAACTCTCCGAGCGACACGGCCGCGAGCGATTGCAGGAGCGAGGCCGGAAGTACACACGGATTCGCCGAAGCGCCGGGCTTCTCCTCCTGCTTCGCCGGCGGTTCTTCTTCCTCACCGGCGTGGATGTCGATGACCTGCACGCGACCGGAAGCGCTGCCCATGTCCAGGACATTGAGGGGCTTGTCATAGTTCCTCTGGAGGATCTTGACCAAGAGCTCCGGCGGCATCTTGTCCGAGTCGATGGTGCGGAAGCCCGGGCGACGCGTGGTGTCGGGCACGTCGAACATGGCGACGATTTCTTCCACCTTGGCCCGCTGGCCGGGCTTGCAATTCAGCACAAGCAGCGATTTCTTCGTGGGCCCTTCCTCCAGCGAGATGCCGCCGGATTTGCGATCGGGATTCAGAAGATCCTCGACAGAGAAGGAGATATCGAAGGCCTCTTTGTGCTTGAGCTGAATGACGAAAAAGTCCCCACTTCCGCCTGGTATCACGCCCTTGATCGGTCGAGCATCCGCGACAATTAGTTCGAGCAAACCCTCAATAACGGTTAGGTCGGATTCAGATTTTGCCCCGATGAGCAGCGTGTTCTCATACGTATCCGCGAAAATCTGGATCGCCTCGGGCGCGGCGATGCGCTGAGCCGGCGCCCCTTCGCCCGGCTTGCCACCCTCGGTTTTGGGCGCGGGTTTCATGGCCAGCATCGCCCGCAGCTTCTTCTCATCCTCCTCCGCGTCCTGCACGGCGTACTTGCGATAGATCGCCTGCTCGTACGGCACATCGAGCTGGTCGAAGAGCTGGAGCGACTTGGCGACCTGGTCCTGCGGTCCGTCGAGGATGAGTTGAGTGCCCGCGGGGACGATGTTCAGCGCCTCGCCGCCGGTGGGTGTGCCGACCGCGCCGGACCCCGCGACGAGCTTGCCCATGGGTTTGGTCGGCGCGCCGGCCAGGCTCCGCAGCGTCTCGGCCAGTTCCGTTGCCGGGCGATGTTTGCAGGTGAGTATGACGCGCGTGTTGACCTGAGTCTCCGCCGCCGCCTCCATCGACGCGACGAGGTCCTTGATCTGCGCCAGCTCCTTCGCCGGGGCGGTCACCAGGAGCGAGTTCGTAATCGGCTCGGCGATGATCCGCACGCCACTGCCGCTCGCCGAAACCGGCGAAACGGGCGGGGCCTGGCCGCCCTGCGGTGTGACCGCGCGAACCGGCGTGCCCGTCGAACCGGGAAATGTCTGGGCCAGGACCGGCGCCAGGGCCTCGGCCTTGGCGTGGACGAGCTTGATGACCGTCAATACGCCGGTGCTTTCAATGTCGAGCTGCTCGATGAACGGCGCGACCTTGTCCAGGAACTCGTCCGACGCATAAACTTGCACGGCGTTGTTGTAAGTGTCGGCGAAGAAGAGTTGCTGCGGTCCGCCGGGGCCGGCTCCCTTACCGACGCCGGGCGTGGCGGTGAACATCTGCCGCAGCATCGCGGCGACATCGTTCGCGCTGGCGTGCTGGAGCGGGAAGTTGCGGAGCCTCGGCTCGACGACGACCGCCTGCGCGTCGATCGTCTTGATCAGCCGCTCGGCCTTCTCCCAGTCCTTATTACTGCAATAGACGAAGAGGAAACCCGTGCCGTCGTCGGGGATAAACCGCGGCCCGGTGCCGCCGGGGACGCCCGGTTGTGCGCCGCGCTGTGCGGGGGAGGGCCCGCGCGGCGCTATCGCTCCGCTGAGCGCCTGCTGGAGGATTTGCGCGAGGGTACTGGGCTGGACGGCCTTGGGCTGAACGACATGCTCGCCTTCCTCGTCGCCGTCGGGCACGTCGAGCTTCTCCACGAGCGTGCGGATTTTTTCGAAATTCTGCCGAGAGCAGGTCACCAGGATCGACGTGCTCGTCCGCGGCGTGATGCGATCCGCCACGCCGCCCTTGCCGGTTGGCGGGAAGATGGTCGAGAGCGTCTGGGAGATCGCCGAGGCATCGGCATGCGCCAATTCAATGACTTCGGTGACCTGATTCTCCGCCGGCGTGTCCCATTGCTTGATCAGTTCCTCGGCCTTGGCGACGCCGGTCTTGCCGCCCACGATGATGACGGAGTTGTTGGCGGGATCGGGGAAGATATCGCGTTCGAGGTCGGACTTTTCCTCCGGCGACACGTAAGGGCCGTCGGGCCTCACGAGCAACTGCATCTCTTTCATGAACATCTGCTTGAGCGTCGCGGTTAGTTGATTCGCGTCTGCATACTCCAGCTTGATGACCTTCATCTCCGGCAAGCTCGCCGGCGCGCCGGTGTCGAGCTTGGCGATTGTTTCGAGGATCTCGCTCAACATCGCCGGCATCGCCTTGACCATCAGCCGGTTGTTCTTGATGTCGGGGATGAGGTCGATCCGCCTGGCGTTGTCCATGATCGGATCGACGCCGGGGCCGCGGCCCGGCGCGGCCGCTGCCTGTGCCGGGTAGATCTGCCTAAGGATTTGCTGGATGTCGGCGACTCTCGACACCTTGAGGTCGACCGTGATCGTGGTGCGCGGATCTTCCTTTTCCGGCTGCGTCATCCCTTTCTGGCGCTCGATTACTTCACGAAATCGGCGATGCTCCTGCGCCAGGCCGGTCAGTTCGATCTTGTCGCCGTTGACCTGCGTCCCGTAGGTGTCGGTGGCGTAGATGCGGAATTTGGAGATGAGCTCGAAGGGCGACCAGCCCTCGGGCACTTCCATATTGACCAGGGCCACGTCGTACTGGCCGAGATTGGCCTTCTCCATCTCCTCGAAGGAGGCGAACATTTTGCTCGGCGGGATCTTCCGCATCGCGTCCGGCAGGCGATCGATCGTCAGGAAGTCGTCCTCGCGCTGCACGATGTACTTGTTGAGCGGGCGCTCGTAGAGCAGCTTGTTGATTTGATCCAGCGCCTCCTTGTAGGTGAAATCCTTCGGACTGATGAAAGTCAGCGTCTCGGCGATCGGCGGATCGGGCTGGTTAAGAAACGGCAGCCCGCTCATCCGTGAGAATGCCTCTAAAACATCCGTCCATGGTGTGTTGGAAAAACTGAAGCGATAGGTCCGCGCCTCAGGGTCAATCGGCTCGATCGTGAACGTCATCGTCGTCTGCGTGTTTTCGATCCCGGCCGGGGCGGTCGTCGGCGGGACTTCCTCGACGGGCGGAACTGCGCCTTGCTTGGGACTGCCCGGAAATGCCGTCGGTTTTCCCGGCTGACGAACGCCCGGCTGCGGAGGACGCCCCGGCGATTGGGGTGGCGTCACGGGCGACGCAGTCTTCGGAGGTGTCTTGACGACGGGGGCAGCAGGCTTGGGAGTTGGTGGCCTGGTGGGGGTCTGTCGCGACTGGGCCGGGGAGGGCACGGGTTGAGTCGTCGGATATCCACCGCCGGGGCCCTTGATCGATTTCAGCGCCTTTTCGCGGAGCGCCTTCAGTTCTTCCGCGCGGGCGGGTGTGGTGCGCAGAGGCTGCGTGGCGGGGCCCTTGGCGGGCCGGGTAGTCGGCTGGGTGGTCGGCGGCGGGTTCGGCTGCGCCAGACCGCCGCCGGACAGGCAGAACGTGAGGATTCCCGCGGCGACGGCGCCGCGAATAATCGTCTGCGAGGGCTTACTTCTTATTAATACCATGGATCGTGCCTCCGCACCGTTCCCGAGAGTCTCTTCCACAATGCCGCTCTTTCTACTCGCCGGCGACCGCCTCGATTGCGGCCGATTCCGCCTCCGGCTCCGTTTCCGACTCCCCGCTATCCGGACGTGACCACGCGTCGATCGCCGCGGGCAGTTCCTCGTCCGACTTGGCTTCCAGTTTCACGCGCTGGGTGAAGGGCCGCCCCAGGGGATAGATGTAGTAGTTCCCGCTGGGCATCTTGACGACGCCGCCCAGGGGATGAACGCCCAGGAGCATACCCCCGTCCACAACCGCCGCTTCGCCCGCCGAGATGATCCGCCGATCCGCCGGCCCGGCGCTCGCGATCAATTCCTGTTTGCCGCGATAGGTGACCAGCCCCGTCACGGTCAGACTGGGGTCGGGGGGCTGATCGCTGGGGTCGACGGCGACTTCCGGCGGTATCTCGACCGGCTCGACGGGGACGACATAGGTCTGCTTTTCCTTTGAGGGAGTATAGGTGGCCGGGGGCGCCTTCCGGCCGGATGCATAGGTCGCCGTGACGGTCAGGGATTTGACCTCGAAGTCGTCAATGTCCTGCGCCGTCGCTCCGCGCAAGCGAATCGTAGGCTTGATCTTCGTCTGACCATCCGGCAGCGTCACCGAAACTTCGAGATCGACGGGCTCGGCGTGCTTGTTGTCGGCGGCCAGTCGGACGACTGTCGGCGGCGGCGGCTCGTTAACCTGCGCTACGGCATAGGTCCAATCCTTCTTCGTCACGAAATCAAATCGCTGCGGGCCAAACGTCTTGCCGCCGATATAGGTGCCTTGAATCTCCACCGCGTCGCCCAGCCCGCGGATTTCCCCATTGCTCTTGCTTTGCACGGTCTTGACCACTTCCTCTACCTGGTTGCCGTCGACCGTCTGCCGAATGACCTCGCCCTCCCAGAAGAACTTCGCGCGGACCACAACCATCTTCCAATCCTGATTGTCGACGATGACCACATTGCTCGGCGGAGGAACGAACGGGCGGAAAATGTTGCGCCGGCCGAGGAGGGCCAGCTCTTCATCCAGTGGGATGTCGTCGCGCGAGGGACCCTGCTTGTCCGCGCCCTCCCCCGGCAGCGACGCCGTGTTGACCAGCTCGGGGACTTTCTTGGGATCGACCTTGGGCATGAGCGGCGACTCGACGAAGAACTCAATCTTCACCTCGCCGCGCGGCCGGTTGCGCTGGAGAAGCGGCGTAATCGACAGGCGCGAAATGTCGCACAAGTAAGGGCTGCGATAGATATCCGTCAGGAAGTCCATCGCGTTCTTGAACGGCCCTTCCGCGGTGATCCGGTACGAGACCGTCGTGATCCCCGTCTTCGCGCCGATCTTCGAGCCGACCGAATTGGGGAAGAAGCCGGGGTTCTCGAATCCATGCCGCTTGGCCCCGTCCTTGAGCGCCTGGGCAATCTTGTTGGACGCCTCGGGCCGATCGAACGCCAGCGTGCGGCTGACCGCAGAGTTCCAGCGATCGGCGAGGTTGCGTCGGGAACGGATGACGGTATCGAGGTATTGGTTCTGGCCCTCCAGGTCGGCGATGGCTTTCTTCGCCTCGTCCGCGGGCTTCAGGAAGAGCAGGTTCATGCCCTGATAGACGGCGCCCAGGCCGACGATGCCGCCGACGACAATCGCGAGCGTTCTTTCGCGGGGGTTCATCATGGTCGGGTCCCCCCCGAGGCCGGCGCGGCGCCCGGTTGCGTCGTCGCCGGGGCCTTTGCCGAATCCGTCGAAGCTGGTGCGACGCTTGCAGCGTCCTCCGATTTGTTCTCCGCCGGCGGCGCCTCGATCTTCTCGGCTTCACGCGCATGCAGCTCCGAGCGCGGCGGCACATCGGCATCTATCTCGGTCTCATACGAATATCCATCCGGACCCGGCGAAGGCGTCTCCTTGCCCGGCTTGACGTTCTGGAACCCGGCCTCCTGCAACCGATCGTTGAGGCGGTTGACCGTGCCGAGCGAGGCGGTGCGGAACTTCAACTTGACGGTGCTGGCGCGGGCGTGCGTCTTGGACTTCGGGACGGGCCGCGTATCGAGGTCGATCCGCGTAACATAGGCCTCCTTTTCCGGCGGGAAGACTTCCGTCAGCGCGACCAGAACCTCCGGCCAGGTCTGCTGCGAATCCACCCACGCCTCGAGCGCCTCAACCTGCACTCGGAAATCGTTGATCACCCGTTCCGTTTTCTTTTTCTTGTTCACTTCCTCGCGGAGTTGCGCAACGAGGGCGTCCTGAGGCGCGACGTACTTGTAGTGAAAGACAATGCCGGAGGCGATGAACAACACCGCCGTGGCCACGGCGACGGGCACTTTCTTCATCCGCAATGCCCGCTTGCTGACCGGCTTCTTGGGACTCAAGAAATCGAAATGACCCGGTCCCCTATCGGCATGCCCCAAAGCCAAGCCGATCGTCGCGGAAAAGCCGCGCAGTTCGCGGGCGCGTTGCGGCGGCAGGCCCAGCGCCAGGTGCGGCGAGTACAGCTCCGCCCGCGCGGCGAACCGCGCCGCCAGCGCCTGCGCCAATTGCGCCTCCAGGCCCGATGATCCGCAGACCACGATCTGATCGACGCTGATCGCGGGATCCGTCGCCCGGTACGCCTCGAACGAGCGGATGATGTCCACCATTAAGTCGGAGACGGCCCGCTGGGTCCGCTCGTCGGGCTCGCGATCGGAGAGCGGCACCGCGGCAATACGACTGTCGGTCAGGGCCGTGCCAACCGGTCCCTCGTCATTGGCGAGCGCGACCGACGCAGCGCGCGAGAAGGCGAGAACCCCGCCCTTGATAATGTCGATCTCCGTCAGATTCGGCCCGACGTCGACGAGCAGAATGGTCTTGTCGGAAAGATCCGGCCACAGCGCGCCCATGGCCAGCAGGTTGGAATAGGGGCGCAGCCCGATCAGCTCGACGGAGAGGTCCGCCGCCGCCGCGACCTGGCGATAGAAATCGAGATCCTCGTTGCGAACCGCCGCGACGAGAACATTGCTGGGCAGCTTCGGATCGAACTCGCCGCAGACGGCGAAGTCGAGCGTCGCCAGTTCCGCCGGAAACGGCAGCTCCTTGACCACCTGAAACTGGACGATGGCGGCAAGCTCCTCGGGCGGCGTCGGCGGAAGATTGAGCGTGTTGAGCACGACCTGATCGCGGGGGATGGAGAGCAGCGCCCGCCGCGCGCCGAGATCGGCGCTGCGCAGCGCCGCGCGGATGAACGCGCCCAGCGCGGCCGCATCCTCCACGCGGACCTCCGCGGGAATCGGAACGGACACGGCCTTGACCAGCTCCACGCCGGTCCCCTTGGGAGCGAGCGCCACCATGCGCAGGTCCCTGCGGTTCCATTCGATCGCCAGGAATTGCTTGCTTCCGAACCTCATCCCCTGCTCCCTCTATGGGGTCCCTTCGCGCACACCGCGAAACTCCTCACCGTGCGGCTGGTAGGCCACGCCGAGGCTTCCAAGGTTGCGCTGGTACAGCACCTGCGGAACCGGACCGCGCATCTCCAGG
This portion of the Phycisphaerae bacterium genome encodes:
- a CDS encoding secretin N-terminal domain-containing protein, translated to MVLIRSKPSQTIIRGAVAAGILTFCLSGGGLAQPNPPPTTQPTTRPAKGPATQPLRTTPARAEELKALREKALKSIKGPGGGYPTTQPVPSPAQSRQTPTRPPTPKPAAPVVKTPPKTASPVTPPQSPGRPPQPGVRQPGKPTAFPGSPKQGAVPPVEEVPPTTAPAGIENTQTTMTFTIEPIDPEARTYRFSFSNTPWTDVLEAFSRMSGLPFLNQPDPPIAETLTFISPKDFTYKEALDQINKLLYERPLNKYIVQREDDFLTIDRLPDAMRKIPPSKMFASFEEMEKANLGQYDVALVNMEVPEGWSPFELISKFRIYATDTYGTQVNGDKIELTGLAQEHRRFREVIERQKGMTQPEKEDPRTTITVDLKVSRVADIQQILRQIYPAQAAAAPGRGPGVDPIMDNARRIDLIPDIKNNRLMVKAMPAMLSEILETIAKLDTGAPASLPEMKVIKLEYADANQLTATLKQMFMKEMQLLVRPDGPYVSPEEKSDLERDIFPDPANNSVIIVGGKTGVAKAEELIKQWDTPAENQVTEVIELAHADASAISQTLSTIFPPTGKGGVADRITPRTSTSILVTCSRQNFEKIRTLVEKLDVPDGDEEGEHVVQPKAVQPSTLAQILQQALSGAIAPRGPSPAQRGAQPGVPGGTGPRFIPDDGTGFLFVYCSNKDWEKAERLIKTIDAQAVVVEPRLRNFPLQHASANDVAAMLRQMFTATPGVGKGAGPGGPQQLFFADTYNNAVQVYASDEFLDKVAPFIEQLDIESTGVLTVIKLVHAKAEALAPVLAQTFPGSTGTPVRAVTPQGGQAPPVSPVSASGSGVRIIAEPITNSLLVTAPAKELAQIKDLVASMEAAAETQVNTRVILTCKHRPATELAETLRSLAGAPTKPMGKLVAGSGAVGTPTGGEALNIVPAGTQLILDGPQDQVAKSLQLFDQLDVPYEQAIYRKYAVQDAEEDEKKLRAMLAMKPAPKTEGGKPGEGAPAQRIAAPEAIQIFADTYENTLLIGAKSESDLTVIEGLLELIVADARPIKGVIPGGSGDFFVIQLKHKEAFDISFSVEDLLNPDRKSGGISLEEGPTKKSLLVLNCKPGQRAKVEEIVAMFDVPDTTRRPGFRTIDSDKMPPELLVKILQRNYDKPLNVLDMGSASGRVQVIDIHAGEEEEPPAKQEEKPGASANPCVLPASLLQSLAAVSLGEFDAEKCDEALEPAVCPICHQSPCVLPAELLKSLDAVAIGQADNGQGLANAPTTQPAAVHNHPMAGEEPAARPDIVRKATGDESIPTVFVDPDTGKLVLTGPEDILDTLEDILDEISYGEQPVVFRKFPLKYADVVTAGQLLETIFNQGQAVAGAKKGGKALPMIPAPAPAPAPQAAGQPGQPQKPGQPGQPQPQQMVQQAAPARIKVIPDPRTSSLFVAAALSDIPLVVDVLKQIDAKTDARTANIKRFKLKNLDATQVVENLREVLNVQTGGRGRRGGPGQPGQPGQPGQPQGQGDQGQQQQIIQLQGQQGQPGQGVAISPSDNISLTADPQTNSIIAKAPTDQLELIESLIKELDDDDNTTQAVLRRVQLAKARASEIAAIVKEVTAKMADTGGGGPGQRGGRANPGISVNADTRTNSVILAGQSKDVDKAEQIIKDMDVDAPGGSIKQFAVKGDPNTISNALKALFITGQQTDVVIAADASTGTVLVKAPAPQMAEIEAQIKEMEEKVASSADIRTIKLMIANAEVVAEKMQSIFADARNKSGGKANISIKGNKPNSTLYVSGADDETFKTIESIAKDMDKAPIDFMVRSFPLKYASAVDVNTKLTEMMVKAATTDVLKGAKLDLVGVVPDVRTNSLVVTGGPITFAFVGSILEQIDKPSEETARFAKTYSLPVSVDAGQVAGNIGALFASASAQAMGQEPPAVTANPGANVLIVSANKRQHEQIEMEVIAPLVATADTGIPQTEFIELKHGRADEVARALMESLRATTFPNAKGQYAVNITPEPASNKIIVTATPEKIEEVRKQVALLDTTGEGVRKEHTIALENTSPSDVARSLQAVFNASVAGKPGRTAPTIQEVAGSKRVVVLATEAELEQIKSLVQQIDVEGTKGRMVHTVTMPELIPAKTVAETIKQLFGSNKEDSVKAEYHEPTNTVLVMATEAEFERINEQVIKQVSKTDPVGALSIYKIPLKHAVADEVAKTLQDFFDKKSGISRGGNNNLPPWMRGPEPAAKQLENQVSITAEASSNMLLVYCTLATKKLIDSIIEDIDADPSTKNVMEMVALKYMSAEDMLGILTEYLKVSKRSPGDENKRMIPWWMDAREEEKDEKVVLAGDMRLRAVEALNAIIVVGKPDGVADAVKKIKELDVENPETGGTPQRIVLAHVSASEIADTLTKVFNDPNVAKTKGPKYVPPNIVAQDTTNSLIITAKANEFNLIKKMAESLDSESSNEEGGGVRLMQVATGQNVEDLAILLEKSINDSEKNRQGVNKDYKPRLVSIGADPRANALLVSGTKSQYDQVQALVNRMVAMGPAGGMSRRVIKLQGQLTPAQAKQIIEQMQNKGKSGPRSDAEWTRHRRPARKLAFAVSLPAFMMQATLCTAIAQTPPPTTRPVISSIRPRTPTTQPAGKSPEEQIKELATQPADLSRMTESARQAFAQKLSGAPVTVAEGGEDVLVLEGTEEDLEVIESILQMLDAAIPAKEIEYVPLENASAKDLAKTLTDVFQKIEQRGQRQAKPEDKVDIIADPRTNGLYIAATKEKMAQALALIRRNEEAGGSLEKNVKTYVLKNRRVMEGGEVLKKMVASYLSQKGLDPKQISIELDPQTNSVLVTAGENDLQFVDKVIAGLDAELPPTEEGKQQPIGESDVMVVPLKIAQADTLGTLLNELLQKAATGDTPMKDFIRRFRLLDDKGDPIATVNLDRPIYIVGDKESNSLIIASTRANCLIMKQVAMAFDKEPERAEVQYKVFTLKYADATEVAEAVSKLVADAEALTQRPGKGDKSGVPEGAAGSLVYKAIVTSDPRTNQVVLVARPDALPILGDLINKMDIQGLDVMPFEIVKLEYASPTGLQEALTQLVEKRAEALPKGKGPNAEKAEKVAIIGDIRSRSLIIAAKQARREELRGLIAKLDVPSTALVEDIRTITLKKASAADMADKLKKLWEERKSQQETGSKGGLTFEIPAIVADERSNSLVVAASKGDFDAIKSVVEKIEALELNPMSNIYIIGLKYNSAKQLQAAMKALFDKRAEMRTVDGKSRPEDQVEIQVDEVSNALLMVGSRENYEVLLQKVKELDVELGVPGVVEFFVATNVGAHRVKDTIDEMFKEGGVYKPGGAAGGEIGKAREKVTVTVDDRSNILMVSASPENMEVIREIFTRMNSVATPWDVAITKMVIVEHGDSVKIAAQVKQHFEELDKVRETGKEGGKSGFGITIFADERSNRLVIGGTKDGIDAAVELVKKMDVPPGTPGQVMEVYKLTEAPAAKIAEIVDKVFKERNKPRGGDTGTKVENIPVTIEAELSTNSLLINASREDHILLKELIARLDRPSTLLEMVKVIPLEKAPAARVKEILEELYKGGGGEGEKGGPGIAVVEDTRTNSVVVTAPPGELENITALVRRLDETVVKGQAEVGIFPLENEDAGQMAELLNSIMTGEAVSGGSRSSSSSSSSSSAGGGAASQSEEKRDIASMLISLSTKDERGREIFLQTVRENVQITFSERTNSVIVVAPPDTLRLIEQLIRELDRIQKRPVLVKVFELRNADATKTIEILEKMFAQEEGDEEQAAFQRGREVTVEGGASSTMGVPEPASIGGDARKGTFGRPKTTFVADERTNAIIVAGWPEDIDVVADVIDQLDSRPIQDRENIVYSLVNQEAEDVQAALDEYFQAEAQRLDTLGETISPQRRMEQEVSIIAHEASNQLILSVSPRYKQQVLSIIEQIDTAPPQVMIQVMIAEVTLDDRFEMGLEFALQELRFSETAVPDANGILQSSHFDVVGGTDLGAAGTGLAGFSFTITGEDFNFLVRALQSDARLEVIQRPMIMCQDNQQATIQIGQSVPTPSGSQAFAGQTSTQVEYQDVGVILNVEPHINPDGFVYMLVEPEVSSVSDSSLQIAPGAFAPVINQRRATTYVAVKDGETVVIGGLITTTETEAETKVPFLGDIPGLGILFRTTRRTKNKSELLIAMTPKVVRTVEDGRRLSIEARDGSGIITDNMKQSPLFQGLQVQPEDSAEISTLDAPPEEGENGVVPAKYDMTAPVETEPAGVPGEPRPSEPGTPKYGPEVPKYGPMVPSGEETVARR
- the pilM gene encoding pilus assembly protein PilM codes for the protein MRFGSKQFLAIEWNRRDLRMVALAPKGTGVELVKAVSVPIPAEVRVEDAAALGAFIRAALRSADLGARRALLSIPRDQVVLNTLNLPPTPPEELAAIVQFQVVKELPFPAELATLDFAVCGEFDPKLPSNVLVAAVRNEDLDFYRQVAAAADLSVELIGLRPYSNLLAMGALWPDLSDKTILLVDVGPNLTEIDIIKGGVLAFSRAASVALANDEGPVGTALTDSRIAAVPLSDREPDERTQRAVSDLMVDIIRSFEAYRATDPAISVDQIVVCGSSGLEAQLAQALAARFAARAELYSPHLALGLPPQRARELRGFSATIGLALGHADRGPGHFDFLSPKKPVSKRALRMKKVPVAVATAVLFIASGIVFHYKYVAPQDALVAQLREEVNKKKKTERVINDFRVQVEALEAWVDSQQTWPEVLVALTEVFPPEKEAYVTRIDLDTRPVPKSKTHARASTVKLKFRTASLGTVNRLNDRLQEAGFQNVKPGKETPSPGPDGYSYETEIDADVPPRSELHAREAEKIEAPPAENKSEDAASVAPASTDSAKAPATTQPGAAPASGGTRP